From a region of the Helianthus annuus cultivar XRQ/B chromosome 5, HanXRQr2.0-SUNRISE, whole genome shotgun sequence genome:
- the LOC110941031 gene encoding tetracycline resistance protein, class H isoform X2 — protein MPETNTTSWGLSHLFLTVFLFNFSHFMVIPAITDVSMAALCPGEDECSFAIYLTGVQQAADNVAEERRASAFGILSGISSCSFVTGNLLTRFLPSVASVFQVSAATAMVSVVYMRIFLPESNMTAAVIAVAPEKETTDECLLDNRRVSRAVPSLRDSFSLLKSSWTFSQAAIVAFFNMLGELGLMSALLYYLKAEFHFDKDQFADLMIIHGIAGIISQLILMPVLTRVINEVHLLAIGLAFSCIYIFLYSVAWSSWVVYLASTLQILSVFAGPSLRSIVSKQVGPTEQGKAQGCITGLCSFAGIISPLIFSPLTALFLSDHAPFHFPGFSLMCAAFTVMIAFIQSIMIKAPISNSKTDEYDPLQNPSYPCQP, from the exons ATGCCGGAGACAAATACGACGTCGTGGGGGCTCAGCCACCTTTTCTTGACGGTTTTCTTGTTCAACTTCTCCCATTTCATGGTGATTCCGGCGATAACCGACGTCAGCATGGCCGCACTTTGTCCCGGAGAAGATGAATGCTCCTTCGCCATTTACCTCACCGGAGTTCAACAAGCG GCGGATAACGTGGCGGAGGAACGACGGGCATCGGCGTTCGGAATCCTCTCCGGCATCTCATCATGCTCATTCGTCACCGGAAACCTCCTCACTCGCTTCCTCCCATCCGTCGCCTCCGTCTTCCAA GTATCTGCAGCTACCGCAATGGTTTCTGTAGTCTACATGAGGATTTTTCTGCCGGAATCGAACATGACAGCTGCGGTGATTGCTGTTGCGCCGGAAAAAGAAACGACGGATGAATGTTTACTCGATAATCGGCGAGTTTCACGTGCGGTTCCTTCGTTGCGTGATTCGTTTTCGTTGTTGAAAAGCAG CTGGACTTTTTCACAAGCAGCTATTGTGGCATTTTTCAACATGCTTGGTGAACTTGGCCTGATGTCTGCATTATTG TACTATTTGAAAGCTGAATTCCATTTTGACAAAGACCAGTTTGCTGACCTAATGATCATACATGGGATTGCTGGAATCATATCTCAA TTGATTCTCATGCCTGTGTTGACTCGGGTTATCAATGAAGTACACCTTCTTGCAATCGGGCTTGCTTTCAGCTGTATATAT ATTTTTCTTTATTCTGTAGCTTGGAGCTCATGG GTTGTCTATCTTGCATCAACGTTGCAGATTCTGTCCGTTTTTGCAGGACCAAGT TTACGGAGCATTGTATCCAAACAAGTTGGCCCTACCGAACAG GGCAAGGCACAAGGGTGCATTACAGGCCTATGCTCATTTGCCGGTATCATCTCCCCATTAATTTTCAGTCCTCTTACAG CTTTATTCCTATCGGATCATGCTCCATTTCACTTTCCTGGTTTTAGTCTTATGTGTGCTGCCTTCACTGTG ATGATAGCATtcatccagagcatcatgatcaaggctccaatttcaaattcaaaaaccGACGAATATGATCCGTTGCAGAACCCTAGCTACCCATGTCAGCCTTAG
- the LOC110941030 gene encoding plastocyanin: MASVISSAVSIPSFTGLKAAPTRAAPAATVKAATVGPNLSVKASLKDAAIAAVAVSASALLASNALAIEVLLGDNDGGLAFEPSTFSVASGEKIVFKNNRGFPHNVVFDEDEIPAGVDASKISMGEDDYLNAGGEEYSVTLTEKGTYSFYCAPHQGAGMVGKVTVN, from the coding sequence ATGGCTAGTGTGATCTCATCAGCTGTTTCCATCCCATCATTCACCGGCCTCAAGGCCGCCCCTACAAGGGCCGCCCCGGCCGCTACTGTCAAGGCAGCGACCGTCGGCCCTAACCTTTCAGTGAAAGCTTCACTGAAAGATGCAGCGATTGCAGCAGTCGCTGTCTCAGCCAGCGCGTTACTTGCCAGCAACGCGCTTGCAATTGAAGTCTTGCTAGGAGACAATGACGGTGGATTGGCATTCGAGCCATCCACCTTCAGTGTCGCCTCTGGTGAGAAGATTGTGTTCAAGAACAACCGCGGGTTCCCACACAACGTTGTTTTCGATGAAGACGAGATTCCGGCTGGTGTGGATGCTTCAAAGATCTCAATGGGTGAAGATGATTATTTGAATGCAGGTGGTGAGGAGTACTCAGTGACATTAACTGAAAAGGGGACTTACAGTTTCTATTGTGCGCCTCACCAAGGTGCTGGTATGGTTGGCAAAGTGACCGTTAATTAA
- the LOC110941031 gene encoding hippocampus abundant transcript-like protein 1 isoform X1 → MPETNTTSWGLSHLFLTVFLFNFSHFMVIPAITDVSMAALCPGEDECSFAIYLTGVQQAITGIGNLLMMPLIGNLSDQYGRKLLLTCPMTLAILPIVILAYSREEGFFYAYFVLKTLTSMLCEGSVIFLALAYVADNVAEERRASAFGILSGISSCSFVTGNLLTRFLPSVASVFQVSAATAMVSVVYMRIFLPESNMTAAVIAVAPEKETTDECLLDNRRVSRAVPSLRDSFSLLKSSWTFSQAAIVAFFNMLGELGLMSALLYYLKAEFHFDKDQFADLMIIHGIAGIISQLILMPVLTRVINEVHLLAIGLAFSCIYIFLYSVAWSSWVVYLASTLQILSVFAGPSLRSIVSKQVGPTEQGKAQGCITGLCSFAGIISPLIFSPLTALFLSDHAPFHFPGFSLMCAAFTVMIAFIQSIMIKAPISNSKTDEYDPLQNPSYPCQP, encoded by the exons ATGCCGGAGACAAATACGACGTCGTGGGGGCTCAGCCACCTTTTCTTGACGGTTTTCTTGTTCAACTTCTCCCATTTCATGGTGATTCCGGCGATAACCGACGTCAGCATGGCCGCACTTTGTCCCGGAGAAGATGAATGCTCCTTCGCCATTTACCTCACCGGAGTTCAACAAGCG ATCACTGGGATTGGAAATCTGCTGATGATGCCCCTAATTGGAAATTTATCCGATCAGTATGGACGGAAACTACTTCTCACTTGCCCAATGACGCTAGCAATTTTACCTATAG TGATCTTGGCATATAGCAGGGAGGAGGGTTTCTTCTATGCATACTTTGTGCTCAAAACTCTCACCTCCATGTTGTGTGAAGGGAGTGTCATCTTTCTTGCACTTGCTTATGTG GCGGATAACGTGGCGGAGGAACGACGGGCATCGGCGTTCGGAATCCTCTCCGGCATCTCATCATGCTCATTCGTCACCGGAAACCTCCTCACTCGCTTCCTCCCATCCGTCGCCTCCGTCTTCCAA GTATCTGCAGCTACCGCAATGGTTTCTGTAGTCTACATGAGGATTTTTCTGCCGGAATCGAACATGACAGCTGCGGTGATTGCTGTTGCGCCGGAAAAAGAAACGACGGATGAATGTTTACTCGATAATCGGCGAGTTTCACGTGCGGTTCCTTCGTTGCGTGATTCGTTTTCGTTGTTGAAAAGCAG CTGGACTTTTTCACAAGCAGCTATTGTGGCATTTTTCAACATGCTTGGTGAACTTGGCCTGATGTCTGCATTATTG TACTATTTGAAAGCTGAATTCCATTTTGACAAAGACCAGTTTGCTGACCTAATGATCATACATGGGATTGCTGGAATCATATCTCAA TTGATTCTCATGCCTGTGTTGACTCGGGTTATCAATGAAGTACACCTTCTTGCAATCGGGCTTGCTTTCAGCTGTATATAT ATTTTTCTTTATTCTGTAGCTTGGAGCTCATGG GTTGTCTATCTTGCATCAACGTTGCAGATTCTGTCCGTTTTTGCAGGACCAAGT TTACGGAGCATTGTATCCAAACAAGTTGGCCCTACCGAACAG GGCAAGGCACAAGGGTGCATTACAGGCCTATGCTCATTTGCCGGTATCATCTCCCCATTAATTTTCAGTCCTCTTACAG CTTTATTCCTATCGGATCATGCTCCATTTCACTTTCCTGGTTTTAGTCTTATGTGTGCTGCCTTCACTGTG ATGATAGCATtcatccagagcatcatgatcaaggctccaatttcaaattcaaaaaccGACGAATATGATCCGTTGCAGAACCCTAGCTACCCATGTCAGCCTTAG